The Maridesulfovibrio frigidus DSM 17176 genome has a segment encoding these proteins:
- a CDS encoding secondary thiamine-phosphate synthase enzyme YjbQ produces the protein METLELRTSVRDEMIDITGAVRKTIRQNGWKSGVVLLYSPHTTCAVTVNEGADPSVVRDIIVNLRKLVPHAGDYKHMEGNSDSHIKTSMFGPEQMLIVENGDIMLGTWQKVFFCEFDGPRNRNLWVKWLPSAE, from the coding sequence ATGGAAACGCTAGAACTTAGAACAAGTGTCAGAGATGAAATGATCGATATCACTGGTGCGGTACGGAAAACTATACGCCAGAATGGATGGAAATCAGGAGTGGTTCTTTTATATTCTCCGCACACTACCTGCGCGGTTACGGTGAACGAAGGAGCTGATCCGAGTGTCGTTCGTGATATTATCGTAAATTTACGCAAGCTGGTTCCCCATGCCGGTGATTATAAGCACATGGAAGGTAACAGCGACTCACACATCAAGACCAGTATGTTTGGGCCTGAACAAATGCTTATCGTAGAAAACGGCGACATCATGCTTGGAACATGGCAAAAGGTATTCTTCTGCGAATTTGATGGCCCCAGAAATCGCAACTTGTGGGTAAAGTGGCTGCCTTCAGCTGAATAA
- a CDS encoding DUF4389 domain-containing protein, which yields MDHFAGGKYNRIDILKRLLRTIVCMIAFSVVKFLLQAVVLFQYAYLLVAGKSSEPLRRFGLRLSLYTFELLKYVTLNDNKKPFPFSDLPESQNRNDPPNHIDFS from the coding sequence ATGGACCACTTCGCAGGCGGAAAATACAATCGTATCGACATCCTCAAAAGATTGCTTAGAACCATCGTTTGCATGATTGCTTTTTCGGTAGTAAAATTTCTGCTTCAAGCGGTTGTTCTCTTTCAATATGCCTACTTGCTTGTAGCCGGCAAATCATCAGAACCCCTTCGTAGATTCGGCCTAAGACTCAGCCTCTACACGTTTGAGCTTTTAAAGTATGTGACCCTGAACGATAACAAAAAGCCTTTTCCTTTCTCGGATTTACCAGAGAGTCAAAATCGCAATGATCCTCCTAACCACATAGATTTCTCTTAA
- a CDS encoding SpoIIE family protein phosphatase: MSIRKKLFFLLLAFSLIPLLVVSVISRQGILNLGQAQSIKLRSGMIDILRAEMQQSAVDSAKMIQQQSVSLEFALKAIVAETEDVLNDPVNGLPKVFFSDDFMEKGKQPADFKPSEPYFKIEMSGKRIPTSISLEEPVFYITKGKNYLKKDQNIARLYQLKPELKSFYSEAGTSLHRIYITLNSGLHMAYPGHAGYPSDYDPQKRDWFTQAIANDQLIWGKFIDASTNQQIFTLSKAVKGRGGKILGVAAIDVQLIELLRQNDLSSQWSSALQAFVVGPLIVNNKQKLHIWAESGHEEKAISWRAQTTKNLKVLDSSNKIKLARVIDDISKGKSGVARLPHNGVDSVWAYAPFRGSGSYVLIVPERVISEIPDAAADQILDLSWNLYIAVGTAAFIILITVSLVAFLGSKKIISPLITMTNAAKKIAEGDLSVNVKIDSTDERKTLADAFNSMIPKLQDHLRITKSMELAQEVHNNLLPDVSPEIDGLDISGISISCDETGGDYFDYYEAPAGAGLGILLGDVTGHGVSAALLMATGRAHLKHASGHNASLPSRIADVNKQLCLDIGDTGRFMTLFCMEISPDNSTATYVRAGHDPAAIYNPSTGEQRELMGDPMLALGIFDESEYADFKVELSAGEIIFIGTDGIWEARNTTDEMFGRKRLDKIIMESAEKPAAEIQNLIINAVVNFQGEMEQEDDITLVIIKVNHLNKGA, encoded by the coding sequence ATGAGCATACGAAAAAAACTATTCTTTTTATTACTGGCATTCAGCCTAATCCCTCTTCTGGTGGTTTCCGTCATCAGTAGACAGGGGATTCTAAATCTCGGCCAAGCTCAATCCATAAAATTACGTTCTGGCATGATCGATATTCTACGGGCAGAAATGCAACAATCAGCCGTAGACTCTGCTAAAATGATACAGCAACAATCCGTGTCACTCGAATTTGCGCTTAAGGCTATTGTTGCGGAAACAGAAGATGTTCTTAATGACCCGGTAAATGGACTCCCAAAAGTTTTTTTCTCAGATGATTTTATGGAAAAAGGCAAGCAACCTGCTGACTTTAAGCCATCTGAGCCTTATTTCAAAATTGAAATGTCCGGCAAGAGAATTCCCACGTCGATTAGCCTTGAAGAGCCTGTTTTTTATATAACTAAAGGTAAAAACTACCTTAAAAAAGATCAGAACATCGCAAGGTTATATCAGCTGAAGCCAGAGCTTAAATCATTTTATTCTGAAGCAGGAACATCTCTGCACCGCATTTATATTACATTGAATTCAGGGTTGCACATGGCTTACCCCGGACATGCAGGCTACCCATCGGATTATGATCCACAAAAAAGAGATTGGTTTACGCAGGCAATTGCAAACGATCAACTGATATGGGGAAAATTTATTGATGCCAGCACCAATCAACAAATCTTCACTTTGTCAAAAGCTGTAAAAGGCAGAGGCGGCAAGATTCTAGGTGTTGCGGCAATTGACGTTCAACTTATCGAACTTCTGCGACAGAATGATCTTTCATCACAATGGTCATCCGCCCTTCAAGCCTTTGTAGTCGGCCCCTTAATTGTAAATAACAAACAAAAACTTCATATTTGGGCTGAGTCCGGACACGAAGAGAAAGCTATATCTTGGCGCGCACAAACGACAAAAAATCTCAAAGTGCTAGACTCTTCCAATAAAATAAAACTGGCTCGGGTAATCGACGACATATCAAAGGGTAAATCTGGTGTAGCAAGACTGCCTCACAACGGAGTTGACTCAGTTTGGGCATACGCCCCTTTTAGAGGGAGTGGCAGTTATGTTCTTATAGTTCCGGAACGTGTCATTTCAGAAATCCCGGACGCAGCAGCCGATCAAATTTTAGACCTTAGCTGGAATCTCTATATTGCAGTCGGAACTGCAGCCTTTATTATTCTGATTACAGTTTCGCTTGTGGCTTTTTTGGGAAGCAAAAAAATCATATCCCCGCTTATTACCATGACAAATGCGGCCAAGAAAATTGCTGAAGGTGACCTTTCAGTAAACGTGAAAATTGATTCTACAGATGAGCGCAAAACCCTCGCCGATGCGTTCAACTCCATGATCCCTAAGCTTCAAGACCATTTAAGGATCACTAAATCCATGGAGCTTGCTCAGGAAGTTCATAACAATCTACTCCCCGATGTTTCACCGGAAATAGACGGGCTTGATATTTCGGGCATAAGCATTTCATGCGATGAAACAGGCGGAGACTACTTTGATTATTATGAAGCCCCGGCGGGTGCAGGGCTTGGTATACTTCTCGGAGATGTCACTGGACATGGAGTTTCTGCGGCACTGCTTATGGCAACAGGACGAGCACATCTGAAGCATGCTTCAGGACACAACGCATCCCTTCCTTCTCGCATTGCAGACGTGAATAAACAACTCTGTCTGGACATAGGCGACACGGGCAGGTTCATGACACTTTTCTGTATGGAAATTTCACCGGATAATTCCACAGCAACGTACGTCAGGGCAGGTCATGATCCAGCAGCCATTTACAATCCATCAACAGGCGAGCAGCGCGAATTGATGGGCGACCCCATGCTGGCCCTCGGAATATTTGATGAAAGTGAATATGCTGACTTTAAAGTTGAGCTTAGTGCAGGCGAAATAATATTCATTGGAACAGATGGAATATGGGAAGCACGCAATACTACAGATGAAATGTTCGGACGCAAAAGGCTTGATAAAATCATCATGGAAAGCGCGGAAAAGCCTGCGGCTGAGATTCAAAACTTAATCATTAATGCCGTTGTTAATTTTCAAGGAGAAATGGAACAGGAAGATGACATAACCCTTGTGATCATCAAGGTTAATCATCTGAATAAAGGAGCTTAG
- a CDS encoding cysteine-rich small domain-containing protein: MENSHSFFRNYQCRYFPCHKTSNDMNFNCLFCFCPLYHMEDCGGSYEIKNNIKNCMNCKLPHRPEAYDYIIDKLKKQRAE, from the coding sequence TTGGAAAATAGCCATAGTTTCTTTCGGAACTACCAATGCCGTTACTTCCCATGTCATAAAACTAGTAATGACATGAATTTTAATTGCCTGTTCTGCTTTTGCCCACTCTACCATATGGAAGATTGCGGAGGCAGCTATGAAATTAAGAACAACATCAAAAATTGTATGAATTGCAAATTACCACACCGTCCAGAAGCGTACGACTACATAATTGATAAGTTAAAAAAACAAAGGGCGGAATAA
- the amrA gene encoding AmmeMemoRadiSam system protein A produces the protein MSDKFNFSLTDEEKEYLKDIVKLSILSELKGGTDRDIPIPPTDHLREVFGAFVTLNLEGNLRGCIGHLKGTAPLFKTIWSMARAAAFDDSRFRPLTMTEFEKLDYEISILSPIEVCPDTDLIEIGKHGLIMQSERLSGLLLPQVAVEWKWDRQQFLTQTCVKAGMAPNAWQDEDTTILWFEAVVF, from the coding sequence ATGTCAGACAAATTCAACTTCTCACTCACCGATGAAGAAAAAGAATACCTCAAAGATATCGTCAAGCTAAGTATTTTAAGCGAGCTGAAAGGAGGAACTGATCGGGATATCCCTATACCTCCGACTGATCATCTCAGGGAAGTTTTTGGTGCATTTGTAACTTTAAATTTAGAAGGCAATCTGCGTGGTTGCATAGGCCATCTGAAAGGAACAGCTCCACTATTCAAAACTATTTGGAGCATGGCCCGTGCGGCGGCTTTTGACGATTCAAGATTTCGTCCGCTTACTATGACGGAATTTGAAAAATTAGATTACGAGATTTCGATTCTAAGCCCAATAGAAGTTTGCCCCGATACAGACTTGATAGAAATAGGTAAACACGGCCTGATAATGCAATCAGAACGTTTATCAGGGCTACTACTACCGCAGGTGGCTGTTGAATGGAAATGGGATCGTCAGCAGTTTTTGACTCAGACTTGTGTCAAAGCTGGAATGGCTCCAAATGCCTGGCAGGACGAGGATACAACGATCCTCTGGTTTGAGGCTGTAGTCTTTTAA
- a CDS encoding sensor histidine kinase encodes MPPKKALLLNSYSYDQKWTRSITEAVSKSLDEAGISLVVEFMDTKRHSNPEHYSNLLKTYQRKFSNTQFDIVLTSDDNAVNFALKNRDVLFPGVPIVFCGVNNIKLPERDDFVNITGALEVPGSVDMIELLLKLHPSLKHLYLIMEFTSTGKSNYEIINKNLQKYSDRFESTWLAGLSEDELAKQLSGLGDDSAVILVSFFPDREGGTFTFSEGANFVSKVCARPVYSLWDYFLGEGIVGGMLTSGKYQGLAAAGMALRIMNGDALESIPVIADTANHFMFDYNQLNRFNIKLESLPADSVIINQPSNILRKYQLQLTAAGAVIVLLVVICIALAVSVRARRKAEKDLANSNIDLEDLVKVRNMELDLLREAEAAASGSEARFRSLFDSSPLSLWEEDFSGLIPIFNEVKERGVDDLYTYFNSNRDELLRCLVALRIINVNKASVELFGAESQEHLVQNLPSTFAKESWTLFAGAVAALAGGAQSYFSEGIMRSLSGEYIDVLFYVQVVIGNEKLLKKVLITCVDITEKKKLEEAIVQTEKMISVGGLAAGMAHEVNNPLAGILQGAQNLHRRFSPDLPANIEAAKAAGVPFEKIVTYLESRNIFKTLDGISASGERAAQIVRNMLNFSRQSSSSACSCDMNELLDTALELASSDYDLKKNYDFKKIEIVKKYDPKAKYSWCVPSELEQVFLNLFKNAAQAMADISDTRGVLTLSTKVQNNYVVIEVGDNGPGLDEELRKRVFEPFFTTKSPEMGSGLGLSVSYFIITQNHGGSFSVDPCPGQGACFTIKLPLKDA; translated from the coding sequence ATGCCACCCAAAAAAGCATTATTGCTAAATTCGTATAGTTATGACCAAAAATGGACGCGCAGTATCACAGAAGCTGTAAGCAAATCCCTAGACGAAGCCGGCATCAGTCTGGTTGTTGAGTTCATGGATACAAAGCGCCATTCCAACCCAGAGCATTATTCCAATCTTTTGAAGACTTACCAGCGTAAATTTTCCAATACTCAGTTTGATATTGTCCTCACCTCAGACGATAACGCAGTTAACTTCGCTTTAAAAAACCGTGATGTCCTTTTTCCGGGTGTTCCGATTGTTTTTTGCGGAGTGAACAATATAAAACTACCTGAAAGAGACGATTTTGTTAATATTACCGGAGCATTGGAAGTTCCAGGTAGTGTTGATATGATTGAACTTCTGCTGAAACTGCACCCTTCCCTAAAACATCTGTATCTCATTATGGAGTTTACGAGCACGGGCAAAAGTAATTACGAAATAATTAATAAAAACTTACAGAAGTATTCTGATAGGTTCGAATCAACTTGGCTCGCAGGCCTGTCAGAAGATGAACTTGCTAAACAACTGTCCGGACTCGGTGATGATAGCGCTGTAATACTTGTTTCTTTTTTTCCAGACAGAGAAGGGGGGACATTTACCTTTAGTGAAGGAGCTAATTTCGTTAGCAAGGTTTGTGCTAGGCCTGTTTATTCTCTGTGGGATTATTTCCTGGGCGAAGGTATTGTTGGCGGAATGCTAACTTCCGGCAAATATCAAGGGCTTGCTGCTGCAGGTATGGCTCTAAGGATCATGAATGGTGATGCTCTGGAATCAATTCCTGTAATTGCCGATACTGCCAATCATTTTATGTTTGATTATAATCAACTGAACCGGTTCAATATTAAATTAGAAAGCCTTCCTGCCGATAGTGTGATTATTAATCAACCATCAAATATATTACGTAAATATCAGTTGCAACTTACAGCTGCAGGTGCAGTTATTGTATTGCTTGTAGTGATATGTATTGCGCTCGCAGTAAGTGTACGAGCTAGAAGAAAAGCTGAAAAAGATTTGGCAAATAGTAATATCGACCTTGAAGATTTGGTAAAGGTTCGCAATATGGAGCTTGATCTTCTCAGAGAGGCAGAAGCTGCCGCAAGCGGAAGCGAAGCAAGATTTAGAAGCTTGTTCGATTCTTCTCCGCTTTCCCTTTGGGAGGAGGACTTTAGTGGTTTGATTCCCATTTTTAACGAAGTAAAAGAACGTGGCGTGGATGATTTATATACATATTTTAATTCGAATCGCGACGAACTGCTCAGATGTTTGGTCGCATTAAGGATTATTAATGTAAATAAAGCTTCTGTGGAGTTGTTCGGGGCTGAGAGTCAAGAGCATTTAGTTCAGAACTTGCCGAGCACTTTTGCAAAAGAATCGTGGACCTTATTCGCTGGTGCAGTGGCTGCTCTTGCTGGCGGAGCTCAGAGTTATTTTAGCGAAGGCATAATGAGAAGTCTTTCCGGGGAATACATAGATGTTTTGTTTTATGTTCAAGTCGTGATTGGTAATGAGAAGCTGTTGAAAAAGGTGTTGATAACCTGTGTTGATATTACTGAAAAAAAGAAATTAGAAGAAGCAATAGTTCAAACGGAAAAAATGATATCAGTTGGCGGCTTGGCTGCAGGTATGGCGCATGAAGTAAATAACCCGTTAGCCGGTATATTACAAGGGGCGCAGAATTTGCATCGCCGCTTTTCTCCAGATTTGCCAGCCAATATTGAGGCCGCGAAGGCCGCAGGCGTTCCGTTCGAGAAGATTGTAACTTATCTTGAGTCCCGAAATATTTTTAAGACTCTTGACGGGATATCCGCGTCAGGGGAGCGGGCTGCACAGATTGTCCGCAATATGCTTAATTTTAGCAGACAAAGTTCTTCCAGCGCTTGCTCTTGCGATATGAATGAATTGCTCGATACAGCTCTTGAGTTGGCATCAAGTGATTATGATTTGAAAAAGAATTATGATTTCAAGAAAATTGAAATAGTCAAAAAATATGACCCTAAGGCAAAATATTCTTGGTGTGTCCCAAGTGAACTGGAGCAGGTTTTTTTGAATTTATTTAAGAATGCCGCGCAGGCCATGGCTGACATTTCAGACACTAGAGGGGTTCTGACGCTTTCTACAAAAGTGCAGAATAATTATGTTGTTATTGAGGTCGGAGATAATGGTCCCGGACTTGACGAAGAACTGCGCAAACGTGTTTTTGAACCATTCTTCACAACCAAAAGCCCCGAAATGGGTTCGGGGCTAGGGCTTTCGGTTTCTTATTTTATAATAACTCAGAATCATGGTGGATCTTTTTCTGTAGATCCCTGCCCCGGTCAGGGGGCTTGTTTTACCATTAAGCTGCCATTAAAAGATGCTTAA
- a CDS encoding aminoglycoside phosphotransferase family protein: MLDPLEPWSRVSLRRHNNKNIPGSPERAISRSVIEDTNNNLWLMERIATKQVELRSAIARNLKSLHDSGLDKILLYQVTDEEDHDYVADVMGFPWQLSPFYESDELPRPEFIHDAERGQALAEFICSLRKCAKGKPLESYAEEFDLLEYAKKLVETISEREPKVFERLEPICDRLFPEMEKFQLLPVAFCHGDFHPLNVLWKGKIVGAVIDWEFSDMRPEIYDVANMVGCVAFEDPDAFDSGLILAFMESLKRDTDIAVESFAMLPYFIPALRFAWLSEWLRKKDWEMLSMELDFMELLLERT, translated from the coding sequence ATGTTAGATCCACTTGAGCCATGGTCCCGTGTTTCACTTCGCCGTCATAATAATAAGAATATACCGGGCAGCCCTGAAAGGGCTATTTCCCGTTCTGTAATAGAAGATACCAATAACAATTTGTGGCTTATGGAGCGTATTGCGACTAAACAGGTCGAACTGCGTTCTGCTATTGCGCGCAATCTCAAATCACTCCATGATTCTGGGCTAGATAAGATTTTGCTTTATCAAGTGACAGATGAAGAAGATCATGATTATGTTGCAGATGTGATGGGCTTTCCATGGCAGCTTTCTCCTTTCTATGAATCAGATGAACTGCCGCGGCCCGAGTTTATACATGATGCTGAGAGGGGCCAAGCCCTGGCTGAGTTTATTTGTTCACTTCGTAAATGCGCGAAGGGCAAACCTCTTGAAAGTTACGCAGAAGAGTTTGATTTGTTGGAATACGCAAAGAAGCTTGTCGAAACTATTTCTGAACGTGAGCCGAAAGTTTTTGAAAGGCTTGAACCTATTTGCGACAGACTATTCCCCGAAATGGAAAAATTTCAGTTATTGCCTGTTGCTTTTTGTCATGGCGATTTTCATCCGCTTAATGTATTGTGGAAAGGTAAAATCGTAGGAGCTGTGATTGATTGGGAATTTTCAGATATGCGCCCTGAAATCTATGATGTAGCGAATATGGTTGGGTGCGTTGCTTTTGAAGACCCTGATGCATTTGATTCGGGGCTGATTCTTGCTTTTATGGAATCCCTCAAGCGGGATACCGATATTGCGGTTGAGAGTTTTGCAATGCTTCCTTATTTTATTCCAGCTCTGCGTTTTGCATGGCTGTCAGAGTGGTTACGCAAAAAAGATTGGGAAATGCTTTCTATGGAGCTAGATTTTATGGAACTATTGCTCGAAAGAACTTAG
- the purN gene encoding phosphoribosylglycinamide formyltransferase: MSLPIAVLISGGGSNLQALIDKVEDGTLDVDIRMVLSNRASAHGLERAKKHSIPTCTLSHKDFSSREEFDGEMVRVLKETGVEAIVLAGFMRIITPVFLGAFPGKIINIHPALLPSFAGAGGQADAAEYGVQISGCTVHFVDEKMDHGAIIIQAAVPATPGEEVQELAKRILQVEHRILPQATKWLAEGRLSVEGRFVKLAAAKVVSSSGSRFEANNDFICLINPPLEEGF, encoded by the coding sequence GTGAGTTTACCTATTGCTGTTCTTATTTCCGGCGGAGGTTCTAATCTTCAAGCCTTGATCGATAAGGTTGAGGATGGAACTCTAGATGTCGATATCAGAATGGTTCTTTCCAATAGAGCCAGTGCTCATGGGCTTGAGCGGGCTAAAAAACATTCTATTCCTACCTGCACTCTCAGTCATAAAGATTTCAGCAGCCGCGAAGAATTTGATGGTGAGATGGTGCGTGTTTTAAAAGAAACTGGCGTTGAAGCCATTGTTCTGGCTGGATTCATGCGTATTATTACTCCTGTGTTTTTGGGGGCTTTTCCCGGTAAGATTATTAATATTCATCCTGCGTTGCTTCCGAGCTTTGCTGGTGCGGGCGGGCAGGCTGACGCGGCCGAATACGGTGTTCAAATTTCAGGTTGCACGGTTCACTTCGTAGACGAAAAAATGGATCACGGGGCGATAATTATTCAGGCCGCAGTTCCGGCCACACCCGGTGAAGAAGTGCAGGAATTGGCTAAGCGCATTTTACAGGTTGAGCATAGAATTTTGCCACAGGCCACAAAGTGGCTGGCAGAAGGAAGACTTAGTGTCGAAGGGCGGTTTGTAAAACTGGCCGCCGCAAAGGTTGTTTCATCCAGTGGTTCTAGATTCGAAGCTAATAACGATTTTATCTGCCTCATAAATCCTCCATTAGAAGAAGGATTTTAG
- the cobA gene encoding uroporphyrinogen-III C-methyltransferase — MGIVYLIGAGPGDPGLLTVKAKEILECADVLIYDYLANKEFLAYCKEGAEILYVGKKGGDHTLPQDKINELIVKKAKEGKVIARLKGGDPYVFGRGGEEAEELVEAGIKFEVVPGITAGVAAAAYAGIPVTHRDFTTSVCFITGHEDPTKEKSGHNWEVYAKSNSTLVFYMGVKNLPMIADNLMKNGRDPETPVALVRWGTRPTQQSFVSTLENVAEESANRKFKAPSIIIVGGVCSLHDKLGWFEKKPLLGKGVVVTRAREQASGLVSDLGKLGASVFEFPTINIEPMADYAPVQKEIANLSKWDWLIFTSVNGVKHFFLQLDKAGLDARVFAGTEIAAIGPATAQALVEKGIKPDFVPEKYIAEGVVAGLLERGVKGKSVLIPRALVAREVLPQELEKAGAKVQILPVYETGLSENDPGPIVEALDAGKIDYVTFTSSSTVENFFNLIEPEQFHKYKDTVKIACIGPITTKTLEGFGFEPDIQPEDYTIPALVDELVKESAE, encoded by the coding sequence ATGGGCATAGTATATCTAATAGGTGCGGGTCCTGGTGACCCCGGTCTACTGACAGTTAAAGCCAAGGAAATTCTGGAATGTGCAGATGTCCTTATTTATGACTATCTGGCAAATAAAGAATTTCTTGCTTATTGCAAAGAAGGCGCAGAAATTCTTTACGTAGGTAAAAAAGGCGGAGATCACACTCTGCCACAGGATAAAATTAACGAACTTATCGTTAAGAAAGCGAAAGAAGGTAAGGTCATTGCCCGTTTAAAAGGCGGAGATCCTTACGTATTCGGACGTGGCGGAGAAGAAGCTGAAGAGCTCGTTGAAGCTGGAATTAAGTTTGAAGTCGTTCCCGGTATCACCGCTGGTGTTGCCGCTGCCGCTTACGCCGGAATTCCTGTTACTCACAGAGATTTCACCACTTCCGTATGTTTCATCACCGGACACGAAGATCCTACCAAGGAAAAGTCCGGTCATAACTGGGAAGTTTACGCTAAATCCAACAGTACTCTAGTTTTCTACATGGGCGTAAAAAATCTGCCCATGATCGCTGACAATCTCATGAAAAACGGACGCGATCCCGAAACTCCTGTTGCTCTAGTTCGTTGGGGAACCCGCCCAACACAGCAGAGTTTTGTTTCCACTCTTGAAAATGTTGCCGAAGAATCTGCGAATCGTAAATTCAAAGCTCCTTCCATCATCATTGTCGGCGGAGTTTGTTCTCTGCATGACAAACTAGGTTGGTTCGAAAAGAAACCTTTGCTAGGCAAAGGCGTTGTAGTTACCCGCGCTCGTGAGCAGGCCAGTGGCCTCGTTTCCGATCTAGGCAAACTCGGCGCATCCGTCTTCGAATTTCCTACAATCAACATCGAGCCTATGGCTGATTACGCGCCCGTTCAGAAAGAGATCGCTAATCTTTCCAAATGGGATTGGCTCATATTCACATCCGTTAATGGCGTGAAGCATTTCTTCCTACAGCTTGATAAAGCCGGACTAGATGCTCGTGTATTTGCCGGAACTGAGATTGCCGCTATCGGTCCAGCTACCGCGCAGGCTCTTGTAGAAAAAGGCATCAAGCCTGATTTCGTACCTGAAAAGTACATCGCAGAAGGCGTTGTTGCCGGACTTCTCGAAAGAGGCGTTAAAGGCAAAAGCGTTCTGATTCCTAGAGCCTTAGTTGCTCGCGAAGTATTACCTCAGGAACTCGAGAAAGCCGGAGCTAAAGTTCAGATTCTACCTGTTTACGAAACAGGTCTTTCTGAAAATGATCCCGGACCTATTGTTGAAGCTTTAGACGCTGGTAAAATTGATTATGTTACTTTCACCAGCTCCAGCACTGTAGAGAACTTCTTCAATCTCATTGAGCCTGAGCAGTTCCACAAATACAAAGATACAGTTAAAATAGCTTGTATCGGTCCGATCACAACCAAAACCCTCGAAGGGTTCGGTTTCGAGCCAGATATTCAGCCTGAAGATTATACGATTCCTGCACTGGTCGATGAACTGGTGAAAGAGTCCGCAGAGTAA